Within the Borreliella valaisiana VS116 genome, the region TTTCTATAAACCTAGATGCAATTTCAGTCAAAGAAGATGAAGATATTTCAAGTATTCTTTTTAATGAATCTAAAAATTTTTCCAATTTTCAAAAAGGAATTGACTTAATTTATGGATCTCTTGATTTCAATTTGCTAGCTTCAGACTCTCTTTATGAGCTTGCATTAAAAGAGGATGTTGCTTTAATAGATAAAATTTATTTATTAAAAGAAGCAATTAAAATTAATAACTTTAAAACAACAACTCTTAAAGAAATATACACTTATTATTTTGCCTTGCTTTTAAGGCAAAATGAAAATAAAAACATGTATAAAGAAATTATTACTTTGTATGGAAACTTTAATGAAGAATTGCAAATAGATAAAGATTTAATTTGTATGAGACTTGAGGCTTCTGGAAGACTTGAAAATTTTGGAGATGATTTTAAAAAAATTTTATTTAAAGCTTTTTCCTTGTATGGTAATGATTTTTTATTTTTTAAGTGGTTTTTAAAAGAAGATAGGTTTTTTTTTAGCATTTTTAATACCATTAAATCAAAAGAAGATTTTTTCTTTACAACTGAAAATATTAATTATATATTTAGAAATTCAGATTTTAACTATGACAATTCTGTTTCTTTGTTTTCTTTTCTCAAGGGCAAAATTAAAGAATATAATGGAATTCATGGCATTTATTTTTTAAAATACAAACTTTTAGAACCTGCTGAAGCTTATAAAATTTTTAAAAAATTTCCTCCTAAAACAATAAGTGAATATAAAATGTTTTATGATCTTTTAGAGGATCCTGACATGAAGAGTAAATTTTTAGAAGATTATAAAAGTTTATCAGGGATTTATTGTATTGATAATAAAAATAATATTGTCATACTCAAAGATGGAGTTTTAGTAGGTATTTTTTCAGGAATAGTAGATTTTGGCAATAAATTTAGTTTAAATAGCAAATTTTTAAATAAAATTTATTTTAAAGACAAGTCTCCAGTTTATTATGAGAATAGTTTACTTGGTTATAAAATAAATTATTCTGTTTACCCTTACGTTGATATGATTGAGGTTCAATACTCTGATAAAAGGGATGTTTATGTTTTTGCTTTACATACTTTTAAGTTTAATCTTTTTAACAATTTAGGCTACGATTTAAATAATCTTGGAATCAGAGAGTTGTTCTTAATTAACATTGAAGATTTTTTTCTACCCACTGCTTTAAATTTATTTTTTGAAAAAATTTCTGTTTTAGATATTAGATCAAGTTTAATAAGTAAAAAAAAATATTTGGGATCTAATTTAGTAGAAATTAAAAATTATGTGTTTGGAAGTTTAGTTTCAATTTATAGAAAAGTTAATGGTTCTAAAAAATTTAATTATATTGAAATTTATGAGAAGAATAAATTAAAAATAAAGAAAACTTTGTTGGATGATGATTGTTTTGAAAGTTATTATTCTTTTAAATGATAACTTCAATAGAAGTCTTGATTATTAATTTTTAGTTTTTTAATGTTAATATTTTTTTGATGCTTTTTATTTATATAATTGAAGTTGAATTTACTTCGGGGAGGATTTTTGGGCTTTTGTTTAGATTTTTCTAGTAAAGAAGATACTCAATTTAGTAACATTGTGTCTATTAGTCATTTTGATTTTAAAGTGAAAATAAATTTAATTCTTGTAGTTGGGCCTATGGGAAGTGGAAAAACAGAATATGCTGCAAAAATTTATAAAGATTCGCTTGTTGTAAGAAAAAAATCTTTAAAGGTGTTGGGTAATATTATTAAAGGAAATAGGAGCAGGGTTAATGTCTTTTTTATTAGAAATTTTCTCGACAAGAGGAGATTTCAGGATTATCCAGAAAATGTAATACCATACAGAGGTGGTGGAAAAGATAAAATTGATGAGATTGGTTTTGCCAGCAATTCTTTTGATATTGAAAACCTAATAGCTTCTAATCCTAGTTGTGGTACTTTTATTATTGATGAGGCATGTTTTTATGATGAACGTTTAATTTTTGTTTTAAATAAAATTTCGTCAAATGAGAATATTTTATTTATATTGCCCACATTGCTTTATAATTTTAGAAAAGAATCTTTTAATGATACTGCTAAACTTTTAGTAGAATATTCAGATAAAATTTATAAGCTTGGAGCTTATTGTGGGCACATTGATTGCATGGAAGAATCTTTTTTTTCGTATAGGTATTATTTTTATAACAACAAAGAAATTCCAGCTCCTTATTTTGATCCTTTGCTTATTGTTGGTGGTGATGAAGAGATTGAATCTGCTATTTACCCAAATTATGCTACAAGATGTTCAATGCATCATTATCTTGTGGGCAAGGAGTATTTTTTTTCTTTTTTAAAGCCATTTGCTTTACTGTATTCACAAGGAGATAAAAAATTTCTTGAAAATGAAATCATAACGTTAAGCACTGATGTTGAAAATTCTAATTTTGTAAATTCTTTAAATAATGAAAAAGCGTGTGAATTTAGAACTGAAATTTTAAAAAATATTTTAGAATTACCTTTTTTAGCGGAAAGAGCGTTAATAACTCTTTTTTCAGAATATAGCATCTTGAGTAAAGATAATTTTAAAGATCTTGTTTTTAAGTTTTCTTTAAATAAGGATTATATAAATAAAATTTTTTTTTCCAAAGAGGGCAAAGAATTTTTTTAATAATAGTTCGAACTTTTTTCAAAAAATTCTTTAGTTTCGTCAATTCTTAGTAGTTCTTTTTTAATAATGTCGTAGTAATCTAACTTTTTAAGAGAAATTTTATGATATTCGTTTTCCCAGTTTGTTATTCCATCGTTTACTAGTTTAATAGACTTGTAATTTTCAAGTTTTTTGTGGTATTTTAGTGCTTCATTGTAGTAGTTAATAGCCATTTTATATAATTTTTTTGATTTTTCTAGATTGAGAATAATTCCATTTTTTTCTGGAGTTTTGAAAAAATATAAATTTCTTGTGTCAAATAAATCTCCCAAATATAAATTTTGCTTAACTAGGAGCAGATTTACGTGCATTTTGAAAAGAAGTTTATATTTTGTCCACTGTTCTTTTGTTTCTATTTTAGTTAGTGAGTATCTTGGATTTCCAAATGGGTATTTTAAAGCTTTTTGAAGAAAAAATATATTTTTTTTGTAGTTTTCAGGTTTTTTTTTCATTTGAGCATTAAAGATTACATACCATTGTTCTGCATAATAAAATTTAGACGATGCATTTATCTTTGCAACTGTTATTAGAAGAAGTAAAATTAGATTGATTTGGAAAGTAGCACTTTTAAAAATATAATTAATCATATGATTAATTATATTAGAATTTTATTAGATTAAAAATTTTTTTTGCGTTTTTATCTAAATCACCTTTTATTGAATTGTTAATGTAAATTACATTAATTTTTTTTTCTAGTTTTTTAAATATTTTTAAGTATTTAAGAGCAATTTGTTCAAAAGTTTTGTATCTTTCAAGTTCAAAAAGATCACTTTGTGTTCTATGTTTTTGTATTCTTTCATAAGCTAAGTTTGGCTCTATTTCAATAAAGAATACTTTTTCAGGTAATGGAAAATTTTTATTTAATTCATATCCCAATTTTCCTTGATAGGCAATTGATGAGAATAAATAGCGGTCAGTTATTATTTTTATGGATTTTGTGTTTAAAGTTTCTAGTATTCCCCCCTTTTTATATAAATGGTCGTTTCGATCTGCCGCATAAAGATATGCAAATGTTGATTCTTGTAAAGGATTTTTAAAATTCATTAATTGCTCTTTTATCATTTCTCCAATTATTCCGCTTGATGGTTCTTTTGTAAAATAATATTTTGATTCATCGTTGCAAAGAGTTTTTAGTTTATTGGTGATGCTTGTTTTCCCACTCCCATCAATTCCTTCTATGCAATAAAAGTTTTTTAATATTTTAATCACAAATATTTTTTCCTTTCTTTAGAGCCAGTAATTAGGTTATTGATAATTATTATATAATAAAATTATATATGAGTGTATGGATTTGGGGTTTTTGAAAAATAAGACATTTTTATTCTTGATTTTACCATTTTTTGCTTTTGTTTTAATAATTTTTTCCATTAATCTATTTGTTCAAGTTCAAATTTATTCTGCAAAGTTTTTTGTTGTAAAATATTTTGAATCAAAATTTGGCTTTAGAATTAAATATGATAAAATTTCGCCATATTTTTTATCATCTATCAAAATAGACGGTTTAGAGCTAAGCTTGGATGGAAAAGATAAAATATTAATGGATGTTGTTAGAGTAGATTTAAATTTGTTTAAACTAATTTTAGGTGATGAAAATATTATTTTAAATGTTTATGTTAAAGGGAGTAATTTGAATTTTGATATAAACGATTTTAGTTTATCCGATGATTTAAATTCTAACAGTGTCTATTTAGACAATGAAAATGTAATTTTAAGTAAAATTTTAAACTATCTTGATAGATTAAATATTAATTTAGAGAATATCAATATTAATATTAAGCTCAACAAGAATAATAGTTGGTTGAGTTTTAAAGTTAAAAATTTTTCCTTAAGTACCCTAGATGAAGATTTTTTATTTAGTTCTGTAGTTGATTTTAGTGCTGTTAAAAATTTAGAAATTAATTTGCCGTCTAAAAGAGTTGATGATGGAATTTTAGATTCAACTTTCTATTTTGAG harbors:
- a CDS encoding thymidine kinase, with the translated sequence MGFCLDFSSKEDTQFSNIVSISHFDFKVKINLILVVGPMGSGKTEYAAKIYKDSLVVRKKSLKVLGNIIKGNRSRVNVFFIRNFLDKRRFQDYPENVIPYRGGGKDKIDEIGFASNSFDIENLIASNPSCGTFIIDEACFYDERLIFVLNKISSNENILFILPTLLYNFRKESFNDTAKLLVEYSDKIYKLGAYCGHIDCMEESFFSYRYYFYNNKEIPAPYFDPLLIVGGDEEIESAIYPNYATRCSMHHYLVGKEYFFSFLKPFALLYSQGDKKFLENEIITLSTDVENSNFVNSLNNEKACEFRTEILKNILELPFLAERALITLFSEYSILSKDNFKDLVFKFSLNKDYINKIFFSKEGKEFF
- the tmk gene encoding dTMP kinase codes for the protein MIKILKNFYCIEGIDGSGKTSITNKLKTLCNDESKYYFTKEPSSGIIGEMIKEQLMNFKNPLQESTFAYLYAADRNDHLYKKGGILETLNTKSIKIITDRYLFSSIAYQGKLGYELNKNFPLPEKVFFIEIEPNLAYERIQKHRTQSDLFELERYKTFEQIALKYLKIFKKLEKKINVIYINNSIKGDLDKNAKKIFNLIKF